A window of the Gossypium hirsutum isolate 1008001.06 chromosome A05, Gossypium_hirsutum_v2.1, whole genome shotgun sequence genome harbors these coding sequences:
- the LOC107941131 gene encoding uncharacterized protein, with product METVDYHGGINAKDLSLVPNLVLPPKFKTPEFEKYNRTSCPETHVTMFCRKMIGYVNNDQLLIHYFQDSLIGSAAKWYNQLSHAQIGSWKDLAQTFMKQYGHVTDIAPDRITLQNMEKKPNESFRQYAQRWREMAMQVQPPLLGKETTMLFINTLKAPFINHMLGSTAKSFSDIVMSGEMIENAVRCGKIEAGESAKRSALRRKENEMNNASIYNKGYSKPVTVSQPRAVTASHQGSARQDSNPRPNTERVQFTPIIMMYRELYQNLFDAHVVSLFYLKPIQPLFPKWYDANAQCEYHTGIARHTIVNCMAFKKLIERFIKMGIVKFDDPIGPNMVGNSLPRYSDNGVNAIVENGRRRTKMDVSERLIENKEIEFFEYTEVPKGEDVYTSEQGPTNKVHEVSHPVVIISRPRANEVGVPIAPNVIIQKSVAFPYKDSKRVPWNYDCNVTIPEGENPTGTSEKGQDEGFYTCSERRYTPNTKAEPVKGKSVVVKQEKEKTTRPESPINEPITENEAKEFLKFLKHSEYSIVE from the exons ATGGAGACTGTTGATTACCACGGCGGGATCAATGCTAAGGACTTAAGCTTGGTCCCAAATCTGGTGCtcccaccaaaatttaaaaccccggagtttgaaaagtataatAGGACGAGCTGCCCCGAAACTCATGTTACGATGTTTTGTCGAAAGATGATAGGGTATgttaacaatgatcagctgttgaTCCACTATTTCCAAGACAGTCTAATCGGATCTGCGGCCAAGTGGTATAACCAGCTCAGCCATGCCCAAATTGGTTCATGGAAGGACTTGGCTCAAACTTTCATGAAACAATACGGTCACGTAACAGACATAGCACCTGACAGAATTactctacaaaacatggaaaagaagccaaatGAGAGCTTCAGACAGTATGCCCAACGATGGAGGGAGATGGCAATGCAGGTCCAACCACCCCTCCTAGGGAAGGAAACGACCATGCTCTTTATCAACACTCTAAAGGCCCCATTTATTAACCACATGTTAGGGAGCACTGCTAAAAGCTTCTCAGACATAGTAATGTCCGGGGAGATGATAGAAAACGCGGTAAGATGTGGGAAAATTGAAGCGGGGGAAAGTGCCAAAAGATCAGCTCTAAGAAGGAAAGAAAACGAGATGAACAATGCGAGTATATACAATAAGGGTTATTCCAAGCCAGTCACAGTGAGCCAGCCGAGGGCAGTGACTGCTAGCCATCAGGGCTCCGCAAGACAAGATTCCAACCCAAGACCTAACACGGAAAGAGTCCAGTTCACGCCAATCATAATGATGTATAGGGAGCTTTACCAGAATCTATTCGATGCGCATGTGGTGTCTCTATTTTACCTGAAACCCATACAACCTCTATTCCCTAAGTGGTATGACGCAAACGCTCAATGCGAATACCATACAGGAATTGCGAGGCACACAATTGTAAACTGCATGGCCTTCAAAAAATTAATCGAAAGGTTCATAAAGATGGGCATTGTAAAGTTCGATGATCCCATAGGACCTAATATGGTGGGAAATTCGTTGCCCAGATATTCAGACAATGGGGTAAACGCGATAGTCGAAAATGGAAGGAGGAGAACTAAGATGGACGTATCAGAG AGATTgatagaaaataaagagattgaaTTCTTTGAGTATACTGAGGTCCCGAAGGGAGAAGATGTGTACACGTCAGAGCAAGGGCCAACCAACAAAGTCCATGAGGTCAGTCACCCGGTTGTAATTATATCCCGACCAAGAGCCAATGAAGTCGGAGTACCAATTGCGCCAAATGTCATAATCCAGAAGTCCGTCGCTTTCCCTTATAAAGATAGTAAgagggttccttggaattacgactgtAACGTAACGATCCCGGAAGGGGAGAACCCAACTGGCACTTCGGAGAAAGGTCAAGATGAGGGTTTCTATACATGCAGTGAAAGGCGTTATACCCCGAACACAAAAGCAGAACCAGTTAAAGGAAAATCCGTGGTCGTTaaacaagaaaaggaaaagacAACCAGACCTGAATCACCTATCAATGAGCCTATAACTGAAAATGAGGctaaggaattcttaaaattcctGAAGCACAGCGAGTATAGCATTGTAGAATAA